A segment of the Aureliella helgolandensis genome:
CCCAATGGTTGACGCGCCCCGATCATCCGCTGGTGTGGCGCTCGATCGTGAATCGCGTTTGGCAATATCATTTTGGTGAAGGCCTGGTTGCAACGCCGAACGATTTTGGCCGCATGGGGGCCCGGCCCACCCATCCCAAACTTCTCGACTGGCTCGCAGCCGACTTTCGCGACCATGGACAATCATTCAAACGCCTGCACCGGTTGCTCGTCACCAGCAGTGTGTATCGCCAGTCCTCTCAAGGGGACGTAACGCAGGAAGCCATCGATGGAGGGAATCAGTACTGGTGGCGAATGAATCGCCGGAGATTGGCAGCGGAGGAGGTTCGCGATTCGATTCTATCGGTTAGCGGAGCTTTGAATCTCGAGATGGGAGGTCCTGGATTTTACCTGTTTGAATTGGAAAAGCCGGAGCACTCACCCCACTTCGAGTACCACAAATTTGATCCGGCCACGTCGGCTAGCCATCGCCGCAGCATCTACCGATTCGTCGTGCGTTCGCAGCCCGATCCCTGGATGACTACCCTGGACTGTGCCGATTCGTCGCAAAGCACTCCACGTCGCACGGAAACCCTCACGTCGCTGCAAGCCCTCTCGCTGCTAAACAATCCCTTCAATCTGCACATGGCAGAGCAGTTTGCGGAGCGTGTGGGAGGCCGTACCGCTGGCGATTCGTCTGCGTCCACTCAGCCGAGCGATTCGCAGTTTGCGGAGCCCGCCGAACAATTGCAGGGGCAGGTCGAGCAGGCGTTTCGCTTAGTGACCCAACGACAGCCAAGTGAATCAGAGTTGTCGGAGATGACGCACTACGCGGCCGAGCACGGTTTAGCGAATCTGTGCCGTATGTTGTTCAACTTGCATGAGTTCGTTTTCTTAGATTGAGTTTCGTAAGCATGTTTGACCGCCGACAATTTCTTTCCGATTGCGGTGCCGGCTTGGGTGGCCTGGCGCTGTCGACGATGTTGCATCAAGCCGCTGAGGGGGCAGGTGCAGTCAAAGTACTTCATCACCCCCCTAAAGCTCGGCGAGTCGTGCAGCTGTTTATGGCGGGTGGCGCAAGTCACATGGACTTGTGGGATCACAAGCCGATGCTCGAGAAACACCATGGCGAAGAAGCCGATTTTGGTGAGCCGGTGGAAGCCTTCCAAGACGGCTTAGGACCTTGGATGAAGTCCCCGTTTGCCTTCGCCCCCTATGGGCAAGCGGGGAAGATGCTGAGCGAAGTCGTGCAACCGCTGGGAGCTTGCGTAGACGACATCGCCTTCATTCACAATATGGTCAGTACGACTGGGGTCCATTCCCAGGCAACGTACTTGCAGGCCACCGGATTTCAGTTGCCGGGGTTCCCCGGTATGGGCTCCTGGGTAAGTTACGGGCTTGGAGCGATTACCGACAACTTGCCGACGTTCGTCGTCTTGCCTGATCATCGTGGGTTTGCCAGCAATGGTCCGAAGAACTGGGCGTCGGCGTTCCTGCCTGCCAGCGCGCAGGGGACAGCTATTTTTCCGCAGCGTGAAAACGCCATCGAAGATCTGCAGGCGCGGGCCGATTTCGTGACCGAACAAGGCGACCGGGCTGGCTTGTCCTTGCTCAAACGCCTTAACTCGCAATATTCGGCTCAACGCGCCGAGGATTCACGACTGGACGCACGCATCCGCTCCTACGAACTGGCGGCCCGGCTGCAATTGAGTGCTCCCGAGGCGCTCGACCTCTCCCAGGAACCGGCGCATGTCATGAAAATGTACGGACTCGACCGCCTGGGTGCCACTTACCCCTCCGAGATCAATCCAGCCGAAGAGGCCGAGTACTTTGGACGCAAGTGTTTGATCGCGCGGCGTCTGCTGGAACGTGGCGTGCGGTTTGTACAGGTCTGGTCGGGGAACGACAATAGCTTCCCCCGCCGCAATTGGGATAGCCATGAAGACATCGCTCGCGATCACGGGCCGCTAGCGCGGGGTATGGCTGTGGGGGCAGCAGCCTTATTGAAAGACCTCAAGCAATCGGGAATGTTGGACGACACGATCGTGCTGTGGACCACCGAGTTCGGACGGATGCCCAGTACTCAAGGATCCACGGGGCGTGACCACAATCCATTCGTGTTTACCAATTGGCTAAGTGGTGGTGGGATCCAGGGAGGTATCAGCCATGGAGCCTCTGATGTCTGGGGATACAAGCCCCTTGATCGAGATAATCCGACGCAAGTGTACGATATTCATGCAACGATTCTGCACTTGCTGGGAATTGACCACCGTCGATTGACCGTGCGAAACAATGGCATCGACCGCCGCCTGACCGACGTTCATGGGCATGTGATCCATCAAATCCTGGCTTAACTGGACAGGGACGCGTCGCTTCGCGACTCACGCGATGCAGCCCGGGCCTGGCCGGCCGTACAAGGCTCCGCCTAGTGCATTGTCAACACTAAAAATTAGGGTTTAGCGAGCGTTCGGAAAAAGGTGTCCGACACGAATGGCACTTAATCGGCGTAAGTCCTATGCCTCCCCGGGTTTGTATTCGCTTCTTGGCTTTTGCATCAGCTTGTATTTCTTCGGTCTTCGCTTGAGCACCCTGGGCTCGTAGCGGTCCGGTCGATTGCCAACTGCGTGTTGCAAGCAGCAGCGGTACAACACAGTGCATAATTCATCGGCGTTGCTGATTAGGCCTAGAACCGGAAGCATATCCGTCACCGTTGTCAGTGTTGACTTGAAACTGATATGCCAAGGTTGAACGTCGCCTTCGACGGCCGCTTCAGACATCACCCCGCGAATCAAATTGTAAGCCAACATGTGCGTCCGAATTTCGTTCCGCACTCGATGCGGCTTTTTACAGCGCAAGTGTTCCATCTGCATGACCGTTTTCAAGCTCCGTAAATGAAGTTCTGCTTGCCACCTTCTACGGAACAGGGCCGCGATGTCCTCCCTCGTGTACTCCGTATCGTCCGACAGCGATGTGTGAACGATAATCTCGCGAGTGCGAAATCCGTTGTTCTCAACTCGGATACGGATCTCGCGAATGGTGATGAAGTCCGGGTACGTCTCGTACTCTTCAATGCTCATCCAGTCGGGACGAGCTGGCTTGTCGATTTGGATGGAGTGATCGTCTTTGCCGTAACGAATTCCAGTCCGAAAATCTGACTTGCGCAACTGGTGTTTGCGAACAACGACGTGTGCACCACGTTGAATCATCCTCGCCATCTCGAACCAACCCGCATAGGCGCGATCAGCTAGGAAAACATCGGTTTCTTCGATGATTGCGTCGATCTGACGAAACAAACTTACTTCGTGAGTGAACTTACCTTTGTATCGGCCCATCGCCATGTCGAGCACAACGCCAGTCGACAACGCGAACAGTACAACGACTCGCAAGATCGGAAATCCACAACCGGGTGCTTGACTACTAAGTTGCGGGTAGGCGGCTTGATTCTCCGACGTGTCTGCCATCGTGACGGTGGCACCATCGGCGGTGATCACGCGGTGCCCCAGCCATCGCCAATGGTCGGGACTGCTGTCTTCAATCGCAAGTCCGCTGGCCGTCACAAGACGTTGCATGGATTGCTCGTCGATTTTGTCTCGAGCAATGCAGTAAGCACCGGTTTCGGCAGAGCAAGCAGTTTGGTTGTTGGCGACTCGATGGGTGATCAGCTTGGCGACCGCAGAGACGCAGCCGTGGTGGATGCTCATGACTTGCGAGAGGAAGACCCACAGCGTGACCGATGTGTTGTAAACTCTGGCCGAATCGAGAATGGCACTTGCATTGCCAAAGACTGACGCGATAGTCTCTTTGGAGATCAAGGCGGCGAAGTAAAGATCGCCGTGTTGGCGCGCATGTTGGACTCGACAGCGGAACGAATCAAACGGATGATGGCACACGGGGGCTTCCTTGCTTGGTGTGTTCGGGAGGTAAGATTACCCAAACTCATCGCAAGTGAAGCCCCCTGCTGTCAATCGAACTTAACTCTAGAAGCACCAGTACCTTAGGCCGATTAAGTGCCATTCGTGTCCGACACCAAAAGTGCAAAGCACCCGAAGGGCCGTACCGGCTTTTGGTGTCGGACACCTTTTTCCGGGCAACCCGAAAATTAAACTTTGCCAATGCACTATGTCCCGAGTGACTATGTCCCGCGCGATAAATCGTAGCCTTGCTCTAAAGCCGCGCTAAGAGTTCCGCTTTCTTGGCGGCGAATTCTTCGTCGGTGATGTAGCCTTTTTCCTTGAGACCACCCAATCGATCAAGCGTTTCTAGAATGGCATCTCGGCTAGCTGCATCGGCGGGCGCCGCAGCGTTCGTCGCGGGTACCGAAGATCTCGTTTCGGCAGTGGGTTCAGAACTGCCTGAAGCTGAATTTCCCGGCGAGGGAGCGACTGGTGCTGGGGCATCCGGTGCGGGAGGAGTCGACGCGGCGTTGAGAGACGAATCGGGCGTGGGTTGCTGAGGAACGCCGCAGCGTGAGATGACGGGTAGTGTGGAGAGATTGACCGTGCCATATTGACTGGTCAATGTGATCGAGCCACCAACTCCTTGCTGCTGACCAAAACCACCGATCTGATGATCCATCGTGTCGTATACCCAGACGTCGCCACCTGTGGTTACTGCCAAGCGACGTTGCGCGGGGAAGTAGGCGTAGCGAAGGTTGTTTTGCGAACCAATCGCAGCGGGAGGCCCGAACTCCGTTGGCCACCAATTGGTGGTGGGATCGGGGACAAACAGGCTGTTGGTTGAGCCCATCGATCCGGAAGCTTGCGACTGTGCGGAGTTGCCGCCTTGACTTTGCGACTGCGAGGAGCCGCTGAATGCGATCAACTGATGATTGGCGAGCGCGTTGGAAAGGTCATTGCACAGATTGTCGACGCGACTCTTCAGTTGGTGATTGAAGAGATCGCTCACCATGGTCATTCCGCCACGCATCCATTGGCCCGATCCACCAAACTCGGGATGCCCGAACTGCGCCATGGTCCCGTTGCCGTTGTTGACTGCGATCAGCATATGAGTCACCGCATCAGTGGACAGGTTATGTCGCTGCGCGAGATCTTGGACGATTCGGGTTCCCTCTTCGGAAAGCTTGGGCACGTTGTTGAAAACTCCCGCTAGGTGATCTAGCGTTTGAGGGACTTGGGGGCAGCAGAGAGGCTGTCAGTTGCGGATGGATTTAGACACGTGTCCGCTCTCTTTTGCCGAAACGGTCCCTACGGGGGCTCATCTACAAAAGACACTGGTCAGCTATTATCCGCACCTGTGTGCCTATTGTTCCGTCAAATGGCCCGCTAGGGAAGCGGAAAACTGCAGCTTTGGAGAGGTTCACTCTGGGAAAGCAGCTTGGGATGGGAGGATTCTGCCTGTAAGCTCGATTATTGGTCCTCGCGCACCACCGGTTGAGTTGGTGGCTCCCACACGCTAGCGACCCTTGCCTGGGCTCAGCCGAGTCGACGTTCGACGATTTCCGTCCCCAATTCGCTCCATTTGGGGAAACCACGCTCTTGTGGCGACGGGGAGGCCCATGTGGATTGACTGCCGCGGATTTCGATCGATTGATCGGAACGGAACGTCAGGAATGTATAGAGCGGGTCTGTATAGGCCGCCATGCGGCCATAGGCATTGCCGACCCAATAGTAGGACGCACTGTTGATCCATACGTAGTGAATGCCCCCCCGCAATTGGTAGCGATCAAGGTGATGATGACCACAGAAGCAGGCTTTCACTTTCGCACCGCTGTCCGTCTTGGCTGCTTCCAAGATCGATTCAATAGCACCGGAGGCCGATTCGGGGGCAAGGCTCGCTTCCATTCCCAAGCCTTGATGCGCGAAAACCACTGTCGGTAGGCTGGTGCGTTCGAGATCTTCGCGCAGCCAGTCGAGTTGTTCCGGATCGGCAAATCCACGCAGCTGGCTGTCGACATAGAAATTCGCCTTCCCATAGTCGATGTAGCTGGCGGGGTGTGGCCGCAGGTGATTGCGATCTAAGACGATGAAATGCCAGCCACGGTGGTCAAACGAATAAAAGTTGTTAGGCATTTCCCAGTGGTCCACGATCTCTTGTTTCGTGACCTTGTCCATGTCATGGTTGCCCAAAACATGATATTTTGCGCCAGGAAATTGCTGCCATAAATCCATGCAATCCGTAGCGTCCACGCCGAAATTGAAATCACCCAGCTGCAAAATGCAATCGGGCGCATCGCTTTCCACTGCTTGCATGAATTGCTCCAAACGCGGTAGTGCGTCGGGAGCGAGCCCGTAGTGCAGGTCGGCAATTAATCCCATCTTCCAGGATTGGAGTGTCTCAGGTGCAGCGCCATGAGAAGTCTGGCCTGCTGAGCCGTGCAGGAGTAGGGAGCTGCCTGCAAGTTGCAGTAGAGTTCTTCGAGGCAGCGAGTGTGGAGTGGACATGCAATGTTCTTTAGTAAGCAGGATGCGTGCTGCGGTGCAATTGTGGGCAGGACCTATCGTATCAATTGCCGCTGCCTGGAGGACGTTTTAACGCAAACTTAATTCTTGTATTCTTGTTGCCGTTGGTCGCCTTGATTCTTAACTTTTTCCAAGATCTGCTTCTTGCTCTCCTGCAATCGACTGGGCCACTCGAATTTTGGGGCTAGGGCTGGATCGTAGCCGGTGAGGTGCCCGGTGAGCCGGGTCGCTGGCTTGGTATACGACAATTCGGTCGTACCGAAGACCTCTTCGCATATGGCAGCGAGCCCTGGATCGTATTCCTTCAATTCCTTCCGCGTATCGACATGGTTGTGGTCGTGATCTGGCTGTCGATTGTTATCGAACCATGATTGGACACCTTCGGCAAAGTACTCGGCATGATTGGTGGATGCGTACTTTCCCTTCCACAGGCCTTGAGCCACCGCGTGATCATAGGTTTGCTGGAGACGGCCATCGAAAGTGGGGTCCAAATTCACCATGCCTCGCAAGTGGATGTTGTGCGCGAATTCATGAATCAGAATATTCTCGGTGGAATAGGGATCGCCGGTGAACGCCAGCAGGTTCTCTTCGGCGCAAGAGCAAACCGAGTCTTGCAGAGAGCCACCGAGTCCTCGGGCGCGTGCATCCCAGTAGTCTTTGGGACTCAGGTGAGCGTGCTCGGGAATGTCTGTGGTGAACTCGTCGTGCGCCATGACAATCATTCGCGAATCATGTTCAACCATCGTTTTTCGAAGATCGGGGCGTTGGGCGAGCATCATGTCGATTAAGTAAGCGGCTTCCTTGAGGGCGTAGTCGTTCACTTTTTCGGAGCTGATGATGGGATAGCCGCTGGCATTGACGTACTTGCGGTAGAACGGCGCCAGTTGCATGGACTCCGGCGGCTGCTCGACCCGGTACACCTGAGCGGATTCAGGGGCACTGGAAGATGCTTGGGAGGTGTCTTGCCAGGGCCGTGGTTCGGCTCTTATTGGCTGCGGCATGGTCAGCAGGGCAAGGCTTAGTAATGGTAAAACGGGACGGGGAATGCAGGGCATGAGGACACTCGTTCTGTGCTATTTAAGAGGTTGTGGGAATGGAGCAATCAGCTCGAATTGCGAAGCAGACTCGAACTTCAAATAGCGTGATCGCTAGCAACTTGGAAAGCGGAGCGACCGTGCCGCAGGGTACTTCGAATCGAAAGCGTTCGCCAAACCGATCGCCAGTTCTTCGGGCTGACATTTGCATTGTCCCTGGCGCCTTGCAGGCTATTACTGTAACAGTTCACGACCTTCCTTATCCATCAAGCAGCTTTAACCGTCGCTTCAGGTTTGAGTTTAAGTCGCAGACAATGGTGAACGGTTACCTGTCCCTTTTACTTCCACTCCCAATCGAACGCAATAATATTGTCAGTACGACTACGATCTCATTGAGCACGAGAACGGTCGAAGGGAAAACGCAGGCAATCACCGAGCAGCGTCGCTCTGCCTTGATTCAAAGCTGCAATGCTGCTGGGGGGATCTTGCTTTGGAAGCCTTCAATAACGGATTGCTGCTGGGGATCGCCCGACAAATCGGTCCATTCGTTGGGATCCTTGTTGAGGTCGTAGAGTTCTTGGGTGCCGTCCTGGTATTGAATGTACCGCCAGCGATCGGACCGCAGTGACACGTTGCCGGGATCAAAGGATGTGACCACCACTCGCTCGGTGACTTGGGCTGGTTCGCGTAGCAGCGGAAGGAGACTCTGACCATCCATCGCGTGCGGTGCGGGTACTTGGCAAAGTTCGGTGAGGGTGGGATAGAGGTCAATCAAACCCACGGGGCTGTGGCAGCGTTGGCCAAGGTTGGGGTATTGTTCGGTCCTGTTTTTCGGGGGAACGATCGCGAGTAGAACCCGTGTCGAGCGTTCCCATCCCGTCCATTTGCCCCAATGCTGCTTCTCCCCCAAGTGCCACCCGTGATCGCTCCATAGGACAATGGTTGTGTTTTCGCCGTACTCGCTGTTATCCAGTGCATCCAATAGGCGTCCAATTTGCGCATCGACAAAGGTGGTGCAGGCCAAGTAGGCCTTGACCGCTTCCTCCCACTGGTCATGTTCGACAACCGTCGAGTGTAACCCAGCGGTTATCGCCTCCAAGGCCCACCGCCGGCTGGTCCCGTTGAGATCGTCCAAGTCCGAATTGGAGTAGGCAGGTCGTTGGACGGTCTTCCCTTCGAAGCGTGAAAAGTACTTTTTCGGAGCCCATAGAGGGATGTGCGGGCGGTA
Coding sequences within it:
- a CDS encoding DUF1501 domain-containing protein, giving the protein MLHQAAEGAGAVKVLHHPPKARRVVQLFMAGGASHMDLWDHKPMLEKHHGEEADFGEPVEAFQDGLGPWMKSPFAFAPYGQAGKMLSEVVQPLGACVDDIAFIHNMVSTTGVHSQATYLQATGFQLPGFPGMGSWVSYGLGAITDNLPTFVVLPDHRGFASNGPKNWASAFLPASAQGTAIFPQRENAIEDLQARADFVTEQGDRAGLSLLKRLNSQYSAQRAEDSRLDARIRSYELAARLQLSAPEALDLSQEPAHVMKMYGLDRLGATYPSEINPAEEAEYFGRKCLIARRLLERGVRFVQVWSGNDNSFPRRNWDSHEDIARDHGPLARGMAVGAAALLKDLKQSGMLDDTIVLWTTEFGRMPSTQGSTGRDHNPFVFTNWLSGGGIQGGISHGASDVWGYKPLDRDNPTQVYDIHATILHLLGIDHRRLTVRNNGIDRRLTDVHGHVIHQILA
- a CDS encoding IS4 family transposase, with protein sequence MCHHPFDSFRCRVQHARQHGDLYFAALISKETIASVFGNASAILDSARVYNTSVTLWVFLSQVMSIHHGCVSAVAKLITHRVANNQTACSAETGAYCIARDKIDEQSMQRLVTASGLAIEDSSPDHWRWLGHRVITADGATVTMADTSENQAAYPQLSSQAPGCGFPILRVVVLFALSTGVVLDMAMGRYKGKFTHEVSLFRQIDAIIEETDVFLADRAYAGWFEMARMIQRGAHVVVRKHQLRKSDFRTGIRYGKDDHSIQIDKPARPDWMSIEEYETYPDFITIREIRIRVENNGFRTREIIVHTSLSDDTEYTREDIAALFRRRWQAELHLRSLKTVMQMEHLRCKKPHRVRNEIRTHMLAYNLIRGVMSEAAVEGDVQPWHISFKSTLTTVTDMLPVLGLISNADELCTVLYRCCLQHAVGNRPDRYEPRVLKRRPKKYKLMQKPRSEYKPGEA
- a CDS encoding SHOCT domain-containing protein codes for the protein MPKLSEEGTRIVQDLAQRHNLSTDAVTHMLIAVNNGNGTMAQFGHPEFGGSGQWMRGGMTMVSDLFNHQLKSRVDNLCNDLSNALANHQLIAFSGSSQSQSQGGNSAQSQASGSMGSTNSLFVPDPTTNWWPTEFGPPAAIGSQNNLRYAYFPAQRRLAVTTGGDVWVYDTMDHQIGGFGQQQGVGGSITLTSQYGTVNLSTLPVISRCGVPQQPTPDSSLNAASTPPAPDAPAPVAPSPGNSASGSSEPTAETRSSVPATNAAAPADAASRDAILETLDRLGGLKEKGYITDEEFAAKKAELLARL
- a CDS encoding metallophosphoesterase family protein; translated protein: MSTPHSLPRRTLLQLAGSSLLLHGSAGQTSHGAAPETLQSWKMGLIADLHYGLAPDALPRLEQFMQAVESDAPDCILQLGDFNFGVDATDCMDLWQQFPGAKYHVLGNHDMDKVTKQEIVDHWEMPNNFYSFDHRGWHFIVLDRNHLRPHPASYIDYGKANFYVDSQLRGFADPEQLDWLREDLERTSLPTVVFAHQGLGMEASLAPESASGAIESILEAAKTDSGAKVKACFCGHHHLDRYQLRGGIHYVWINSASYYWVGNAYGRMAAYTDPLYTFLTFRSDQSIEIRGSQSTWASPSPQERGFPKWSELGTEIVERRLG